TACGAGCCCGGCCGGTGACACCGTTGTGGCGGACCACCGACTGGGGGTACGTCCGCTTCCACCAGGGCCGCGCCCAGGCCTGGCCGCGCTACGGCCGGCAGTCCCTGAGGACGTGGGCCGAGCGGATCGCCGAGACGTGGGCCGACGGGGAGGACGTGTACACGTACTTCAACAACGACCCGAACGGGGCGGCGGTGGAGGACGCGGTGACCTTTGCCCGGGCGGCGAGGACGGCGGGCCTGCATGTGACGCGAACACCGAAGCGGCTACTGGCGCAGACCTAGGGCCTGCCTGACGCTCCCCCCTGCCCGGCGGCGCCGAACCCTGCTCAGCCCCGCCACCCGGCCCTACTCCCCGTAAGCCGCCCGCAGGGCATCCCGCACAGCCGTCAACGCATCCTCCTCCGAAAGCCCCAGCCGCCGCACACGCTCGGCATATCCCTGCGCAGCCGACGCCGCTTCCCGCTCCGCGGCCGAGCCGGCGGCAGCCACGAACGTGCCGTTGCGCCCCCGCGTCTCGATCACCCCGTCGCTCTCCAGCGCCCGGTACGCCTTGGCGACCGTGTTGGCCGCCAGGCCCAGCGACTCGGCCAGTCCCCGCACGGTCGGCAGCCGGTACCCCACGGGCAGCACGCCGGACCGCGCCTGCTCGGAGATCTGCGCCCGCACCTGCTCGTACGGCGGTGCGCTCTCATCGATGTGGATCTTCAAGGTCACAGGGGTGATTGTCCCGCACCTGCCGCAAAATGAGAGGAACCCGCGCTCGTCCCGCCGTAGCGTGCGCGTATATGACTGTCACCGTGCGCGACCTCCGCACCGAGGTCAGAACCGACATCGAGGGCTTCGTCCACGTCCGCCGCCTTGCGATCCCCTTCTTCCTGATCACCCCGGACTCCCTGGCCTACGACCTCAGCCACACCCACCCCGACGCCCACTACCGCCCTCTCGTCGCGGAGGCGGACGGCGAGGTGATCGGCACGGCCCAGGTCGGGATCGTCCACGACAGTCCGGAGCCCGGCCAGGGGTACGTCAACGTGTATGTGCACCCCGAGCGGACGCGACTCGGCGCCGGCTCCCTGCTGGTCCGCGCCGCCGAGGAGCACCTGGCCGCCCAGGGCGCGACGAGGCTGTTCTCCTGGGTCCTGGACGAACCCGGTAACCGGGCCTTCGCCGAGCGGCACGGCTACCGCGAGAGCCGCTCCGCCCACTTCCTCCGTCTGGACCTGGCGAACGGCACGCTGCCGCCGCTCCAGAGCCTCCCGCCGGACGTCGAGTTGCGCACGGGCGCCGACTTCGTGGACGACCCGCGCCCCCTGTTCGAGCTGGACTCGGAGACGATGTCGGACGAACCGAGCGACATCGCCTACGAGTTCACCGACTACGGGGCCTGGCTGAAGGAGACCTGGAACCATCCCCTCCTCAGCCATGAGCTCACCTCCGTGGCCGTCGTCGACGGCCGCCCCGCCGCCTTCAGCGCGGCCCGCACGGACGGCGGCACCTGGTACGGCACCGTCATGACCGGCACCGCCCGCGCCTTCCGCGGCCGGGGTCTGGCCAAGCTCGCCAAGAACGACTCCCTGCACCGCGCCCGCGCCGCCGGTTTCACGGAGGCGTTCACGGGCAATGACGCGGGGAACGGTCCGATGATCGCGATCAACAAGTGGTTCGGGTACGAGATCTGCGCGACGGAGGTGCGATATGTCCGCGAATTCGGCTGAGCCGGCACGCCACGTGGACGTCGTCCTCGTCAAGGCGGGCCGTACGAAGATCCGCTACGGCGCCGAGCTCCTCGCCGATGACGGCACGCGCATCGCCGTCCGCGCCCCGTGGGCCGGTGACGGCGTCCGCGACTTCGGCTTCGTCCGCTTCGAGCCCGGCGACGTCTTCACGGAGTACTACTGGCGGGACCGTTGGTACTCGGTCAAGGAGGTCCGCGATGCGCAGGGCACTCTCAAGGGCTGGTACTGCGACATCACCCGCCCGGCGCTCTCCGGCGCCGAACTCGTCGTGGAGGACCTCGACCTGGACCTGTGGCGCTCCGCCGACGGCACGGACGTACGGCGGTTGGACGAGGACGAGTTCGCCGAGAGCGGCCTGTCCGAAAGGGATCCGCAGGCAGCGGCAGCCGCCATGGCCGCCCTCGACGAATTGGAGGGGCTGGCCCGTGGAGGCGACTTCGAAGCACTGCTCACGTAATCCGCAGGTCGTAAGCCCCTGCTCGCATAACCCGCAAGTCGTAAGCCCCGCATCACTCAGTCGTAGGTCCCGCATCCCTCAACCGACGACCGCCACCGCCGCATACCGCTCGTCCTCCACGTCCTTCCCCCACAGCAGCGCGTCCGCCGACAACGAGTCCACGCGCACGTGCGAGGCGAGCGGCGCGAGGAGGGCCGTGAGCCGGTCGGCGGATATGCCGACGGGACCGGCCGTCCCCCACACCCCCTCGATCAGCACCAGCCGTCCTCCGGGCCGCAGCAGCTCCCGCCAGTGCCGCAGGGCGCGGCCGGGGTCGGGCAGCGCCCACAGCACATGCCGTACGAGCACGACATCGAAGCGCTGCTCCCCCACCGGCGGTGCCGCCGCGTCACCGACCAGGAACACTGCGTCACGTCCGGCGAGCTTCGCGCGCGCGAGGTCCACCATGGGCGGGGACCGGTCCACGCCGGTGACACGGTGCCCCTGCTCGGCCGCGAGGAGCGACAGGCTGCCCGTGCCGCAGCCGAGGTCGAGGACGTCGGACGCGCGGTCCGGCAGCCAGTCGCGCAGCCGCTCGGCCCAGGCCCGGCGGACCTCCGGGGCGCGCAGGCCGTGGTCCGGCTCGTCGTCGAAGGAGGCGGCCCGCGCGTCCCAGTCGACACCCACCGAAGTCGTACCGTCACTCTCGTTCGTCATGCGCCCAAGAGTGACACCCGCCACTGACAGTCGAATCGTGACAACGGCCACTGACAGAACACGAACCGATGAGGAACTCTCCCCGAACGGGTCTACCTCCGCGAGAACGCGGAACCCGGTAGATCCTCAAGGAGGCAGCCATGCGCCGAATGACCGTGCAGAAGCCCCTGAAGAAGAAGGACTCCCGCCGGGTCCACGAGGAGGCGGACGAGCGTCCCGCCGGACGCCCGGAGGTCCGAAAGGACATCGCACGCACGTGGTGGCCGGACGGGTGACGGACGCGGTCCGTCAGTCCAGCCGCTTGCGGTAGTGGAGGCGGTCGTACGCCGCTTCCACCCGCCGCTCCACGAGCCGCGACGAGCTCGCGAGGAGCTCTCGCTTCTCGCTTCTCATAAC
The nucleotide sequence above comes from Streptomyces sp. NL15-2K. Encoded proteins:
- a CDS encoding GntR family transcriptional regulator, with the protein product MTLKIHIDESAPPYEQVRAQISEQARSGVLPVGYRLPTVRGLAESLGLAANTVAKAYRALESDGVIETRGRNGTFVAAAGSAAEREAASAAQGYAERVRRLGLSEEDALTAVRDALRAAYGE
- a CDS encoding GNAT family N-acetyltransferase, with translation MTVTVRDLRTEVRTDIEGFVHVRRLAIPFFLITPDSLAYDLSHTHPDAHYRPLVAEADGEVIGTAQVGIVHDSPEPGQGYVNVYVHPERTRLGAGSLLVRAAEEHLAAQGATRLFSWVLDEPGNRAFAERHGYRESRSAHFLRLDLANGTLPPLQSLPPDVELRTGADFVDDPRPLFELDSETMSDEPSDIAYEFTDYGAWLKETWNHPLLSHELTSVAVVDGRPAAFSAARTDGGTWYGTVMTGTARAFRGRGLAKLAKNDSLHRARAAGFTEAFTGNDAGNGPMIAINKWFGYEICATEVRYVREFG
- a CDS encoding DUF402 domain-containing protein, encoding MSANSAEPARHVDVVLVKAGRTKIRYGAELLADDGTRIAVRAPWAGDGVRDFGFVRFEPGDVFTEYYWRDRWYSVKEVRDAQGTLKGWYCDITRPALSGAELVVEDLDLDLWRSADGTDVRRLDEDEFAESGLSERDPQAAAAAMAALDELEGLARGGDFEALLT
- a CDS encoding class I SAM-dependent methyltransferase; this encodes MTNESDGTTSVGVDWDARAASFDDEPDHGLRAPEVRRAWAERLRDWLPDRASDVLDLGCGTGSLSLLAAEQGHRVTGVDRSPPMVDLARAKLAGRDAVFLVGDAAAPPVGEQRFDVVLVRHVLWALPDPGRALRHWRELLRPGGRLVLIEGVWGTAGPVGISADRLTALLAPLASHVRVDSLSADALLWGKDVEDERYAAVAVVG